The proteins below are encoded in one region of Triticum aestivum cultivar Chinese Spring chromosome 1B, IWGSC CS RefSeq v2.1, whole genome shotgun sequence:
- the LOC123107340 gene encoding proline-rich receptor-like protein kinase PERK15: MGLLLDGTVVAIKRRVGAPRQDFVDEVRRQSEIWHRNMVTLIGYCQDGGLQMLVFEHLPNGSVLRPPNPPSIGGQVLSLFLPTSQSQGSRH; the protein is encoded by the exons ATGGGCCTCCTGCTCGACGGCACCGTCGTCGCCATCAAGCGCCGCGTCGGCGCGCCGCGCCAAGACTTCGTCGACGAG GTGAGGAGGCAGTCGGAGATCTGGCACCGGAACATGGTGACCCTCATCGGCTACTGCCAGGACGGGGGTCTGCAGATGCTCGTCTTCGAGCACCTGCCCAACGGCAGCGTCCTCAGACCCCCAAATCCCCCCTCAATTGGTGGGCAAGTGCTTTCATTGTTTCTCCCCACTTCACAGAGCCAAGGCAGTAGGCACTAG